From a region of the Acinetobacter calcoaceticus genome:
- a CDS encoding electron transfer flavoprotein subunit beta/FixA family protein has product MKALVAVKRVVDANVKVRVKPDNSGVDLTNVKMSINPFCEIAVEEAVRLKEKGTVSEIVVVSVGPKEAQEQIRSAMALGADRGILVETTDEIGALEVAKILKGVVDAEKPELILLGKQAIDDDSNQVGQMLGALLGAGQGTFASEVKVDGGKVQVTREVDGGLQTVELALPAIITTDLRLNEPRYAALPNIMKARKKPLDTKSPADYGVTAGTKLKTVKVEAPAERKAGVQVKSVDELVEKLKNEAKVI; this is encoded by the coding sequence ATGAAGGCTCTTGTTGCTGTAAAACGCGTGGTTGATGCCAACGTCAAAGTTCGTGTTAAGCCGGACAATAGTGGGGTTGACCTTACTAACGTTAAAATGTCAATTAACCCATTTTGTGAAATCGCAGTAGAAGAAGCGGTTCGCTTAAAAGAAAAAGGAACAGTATCAGAAATCGTTGTTGTTTCTGTTGGTCCTAAAGAAGCTCAAGAACAAATCCGTTCTGCAATGGCTTTGGGTGCAGACCGCGGTATTTTGGTTGAAACCACTGATGAAATTGGCGCTTTAGAAGTTGCTAAAATTTTAAAAGGTGTTGTTGATGCTGAAAAACCAGAACTTATCCTTCTTGGTAAACAAGCAATTGATGATGACTCTAACCAAGTAGGTCAAATGCTTGGCGCATTATTAGGTGCGGGCCAAGGTACATTCGCTTCTGAAGTGAAAGTTGATGGCGGCAAAGTACAAGTAACTCGTGAAGTTGACGGTGGTTTACAAACTGTTGAACTGGCACTTCCTGCAATCATTACAACTGATTTGCGTTTAAATGAGCCACGTTATGCAGCATTGCCTAACATCATGAAAGCTCGTAAGAAGCCACTTGATACTAAATCTCCTGCTGATTATGGCGTTACAGCTGGTACTAAGCTTAAAACTGTTAAAGTTGAAGCTCCAGCAGAACGTAAAGCTGGCGTACAAGTGAAATCTGTAGATGAGCTTGTTGAAAAATTGAAAAATGAAGCGAAAGTGATCTAA
- the dapF gene encoding diaminopimelate epimerase, whose amino-acid sequence MLLEFTKMHGLGNDFMVVDLISQRAYLDTETIQRLADRHFGIGFDQLLIVEPPDLPEADFKYRIFNADGSEVEQCGNGVRCFARFVHERHLTSKTNITVQTKAGIVKPELGQNGWVRVNMGYPKFLPNEIPFVAEQPEALYTLELANDQNISIDVVNMGNPHAVTIVPDVLTADVAGIGPQVESHKRFPERVNAGFMQVIDENHVRLRVFERGVGETLACGTGACAAAISGMRRGLLANSVEVELAGGKLQIEWQDGDVVWMTGPTTHVYDGRLDLRYFQG is encoded by the coding sequence ATGTTATTAGAATTTACTAAAATGCATGGCTTAGGCAATGACTTTATGGTGGTTGATCTAATTAGCCAGCGTGCTTATTTAGATACAGAAACAATTCAGCGCTTAGCTGACCGTCATTTTGGTATTGGTTTTGACCAACTTCTAATTGTTGAACCACCAGATTTACCAGAAGCAGATTTTAAATATCGTATTTTTAATGCTGATGGTTCTGAAGTTGAACAGTGTGGTAATGGTGTGCGCTGTTTTGCTCGTTTTGTACATGAGCGTCATTTAACCAGCAAAACCAATATTACTGTTCAAACCAAAGCCGGTATTGTGAAGCCAGAGCTTGGGCAAAATGGTTGGGTACGCGTGAATATGGGTTACCCAAAATTCTTGCCGAACGAAATTCCATTTGTTGCTGAACAGCCAGAAGCTTTATATACACTTGAGTTAGCCAACGACCAAAATATTAGTATTGATGTGGTCAATATGGGCAATCCTCACGCCGTAACGATTGTGCCTGATGTGCTCACAGCAGATGTCGCGGGTATTGGTCCACAAGTTGAATCACATAAACGTTTTCCTGAACGTGTTAACGCAGGATTTATGCAAGTAATTGATGAAAACCATGTGCGCCTTCGTGTGTTTGAACGTGGTGTAGGTGAAACACTTGCATGTGGTACAGGGGCTTGTGCTGCTGCGATAAGTGGTATGCGCCGTGGCTTGCTTGCTAATTCTGTGGAAGTTGAATTGGCTGGCGGTAAGTTACAAATTGAATGGCAAGATGGCGATGTGGTCTGGATGACTGGTCCAACAACCCATGTGTATGATGGGCGTTTGGATTTACGTTATTTCCAAGGCTAA
- the gyrA gene encoding DNA gyrase subunit A, whose product MSVSEIRPIAIEDELKHSYLDYAMSVIVSRALPDVRDGLKPVHRRVLFAMHELGNDYNKAYKKSARVVGDVIGKYHPHGDSAVYETIVRMAQDFSLRYLLVDGQGNFGSIDGDSAAAMRYTEVRMTRLAHELLADLEKDTVDWEDNYDGSERIPQVVPTRVPNLLINGAAGIAVGMATNMAPHNMTEVVNACLAYADNPNISIEGLMEYITGPDFPTGGIIYGKSGIVDAYRTGKGRLHIRGKYHFEEDEKTGRTTIVFTEIPYQVNKARVIERIAELVKEKKLEGISELRDESDKDGMRIAIDLKRGENAEIVVNNLFLNTQLENSFSINMVCLDNGQPKLMNLKDIIAAFIRHRQEVVTRRTMFELRKARERGHILEGLTVALANIDEIIETIKTSANPAEARERLLAGEWAGGGVVSLLEKAGAISVRPDEIEGENPDRPFGLSETIYRLSPTQVGAILELRLHRLTGLEQDKLHAEYTEILGQIAELTAILNDFNLLMAVIREELAQVLQQYGDARRTDIIESRIDFSREDLIPEEQVVLTVSQTGYAKTQPLSDYQAQRRGGRGKSATSMKDDDFIQHLIVASNHATVLCFTNVGKVYRLRVFEVPQASRGAKGRPIVNLLPLDANETVTAILPLTQFLENHYVFMATASGTVKRVDLEQFANIRSNGLRAIELNEEDTLIGVAITDGNQQIMLFSNEGKAIRFAETDVRAMGRTAKGVRGMRVSIASSMLTEEDADAVENDASDDNEDSTDLNVVSRIVSLVVVPETGEVLCASANGYGKRTPVNDFPTKKRGGKGVIAIKTSERNGELVGAVSIDETKELLLISDGGTLVRTRAVEIAMTGRNAQGVRLIRLSEKETLVGVVSIAAVEDEEEFLEGEVDASELDGEEAVSTNDDASEE is encoded by the coding sequence ATGAGCGTATCGGAAATCCGACCGATTGCCATTGAGGATGAACTCAAGCATTCATATTTAGATTACGCAATGAGTGTAATCGTATCTCGTGCATTGCCGGATGTGAGAGACGGTCTAAAACCTGTTCACCGTCGTGTGCTATTTGCCATGCACGAATTGGGCAATGACTATAACAAAGCCTACAAGAAATCTGCACGTGTTGTTGGGGACGTAATCGGTAAATATCACCCTCATGGTGACTCAGCTGTTTATGAAACCATTGTACGTATGGCTCAAGACTTTAGCTTACGTTATTTATTGGTAGATGGTCAGGGTAACTTCGGTTCGATTGATGGTGATAGCGCAGCTGCAATGCGTTATACCGAAGTCCGTATGACGAGACTGGCGCACGAACTTCTTGCAGATCTAGAAAAAGACACTGTTGACTGGGAAGATAACTACGACGGATCTGAGCGTATTCCTCAGGTGGTTCCGACACGTGTTCCAAACTTGTTAATTAATGGTGCTGCTGGTATTGCTGTTGGTATGGCAACCAACATGGCACCACACAACATGACAGAAGTTGTGAATGCATGTTTAGCCTATGCTGACAATCCAAATATCTCGATTGAAGGATTGATGGAATATATTACTGGTCCTGATTTTCCTACAGGCGGTATTATTTACGGTAAATCAGGTATTGTTGATGCTTACCGTACAGGTAAAGGCCGACTACACATTCGTGGTAAGTACCATTTCGAAGAAGATGAAAAGACGGGACGTACAACGATCGTCTTTACTGAAATTCCATATCAAGTCAACAAAGCAAGAGTGATTGAACGTATTGCCGAGCTGGTTAAAGAGAAAAAACTTGAAGGTATTTCAGAACTTCGTGATGAGTCTGATAAAGACGGTATGCGTATTGCGATTGATTTAAAGCGTGGTGAAAATGCTGAGATCGTTGTCAATAACCTGTTCTTAAATACACAGCTTGAAAACTCATTCAGCATCAATATGGTTTGCTTGGACAATGGCCAGCCAAAATTGATGAATCTGAAAGATATTATTGCGGCATTTATTCGTCACCGCCAAGAAGTAGTGACACGCCGTACCATGTTCGAATTGCGTAAAGCACGTGAACGTGGTCATATCTTGGAAGGCTTGACTGTTGCCTTAGCCAATATTGATGAAATTATCGAAACCATTAAAACTTCTGCTAACCCGGCTGAAGCGCGTGAGCGTTTACTTGCTGGTGAGTGGGCTGGTGGTGGCGTTGTTTCTTTACTAGAAAAAGCTGGTGCAATTTCTGTACGTCCAGATGAGATCGAAGGTGAGAACCCAGATCGTCCATTTGGCTTATCTGAAACGATTTACCGCTTATCTCCAACGCAAGTGGGTGCAATTCTAGAATTGCGTTTGCATCGTTTAACAGGTCTTGAACAAGACAAATTACATGCAGAATACACTGAAATTTTAGGTCAAATTGCAGAACTTACGGCAATCCTTAATGATTTCAATTTGTTGATGGCTGTAATTCGTGAAGAGTTAGCGCAAGTTTTACAACAATATGGCGATGCACGTCGTACTGACATTATCGAATCTCGTATTGATTTCAGCCGTGAAGATTTAATTCCGGAAGAACAAGTTGTACTAACAGTTTCACAAACAGGTTATGCAAAAACTCAACCGCTTTCAGACTATCAGGCTCAGCGCCGTGGTGGACGTGGTAAGTCTGCAACTTCAATGAAAGATGATGACTTTATTCAACATCTCATTGTAGCTTCAAACCATGCGACTGTGCTGTGCTTTACTAACGTAGGTAAAGTATACCGTCTTAGAGTGTTCGAAGTGCCTCAAGCATCGCGTGGTGCAAAAGGCCGTCCAATTGTGAACTTGTTGCCTTTAGATGCGAATGAAACAGTAACAGCGATCTTGCCGCTAACACAGTTCCTTGAAAACCATTACGTATTTATGGCGACAGCTTCGGGTACTGTAAAACGTGTTGATTTGGAACAGTTTGCTAATATTCGTTCAAATGGTTTACGTGCGATTGAACTCAATGAAGAGGATACCTTGATTGGTGTTGCGATTACTGATGGTAATCAGCAAATCATGTTGTTCTCAAATGAAGGTAAAGCAATCCGTTTTGCAGAAACTGATGTACGTGCAATGGGGCGTACAGCTAAAGGCGTTCGTGGTATGCGCGTTAGCATTGCAAGTAGCATGTTAACTGAAGAAGATGCAGACGCCGTTGAAAATGATGCATCAGATGATAATGAAGATTCAACAGATTTAAATGTAGTTAGCCGTATCGTTTCACTTGTAGTCGTGCCTGAAACAGGCGAAGTTCTGTGTGCAAGTGCGAATGGTTATGGTAAGCGTACGCCTGTAAATGACTTCCCTACCAAGAAACGGGGTGGTAAAGGCGTTATTGCAATTAAGACCAGTGAACGTAACGGTGAGCTTGTAGGTGCTGTTTCTATTGATGAAACTAAAGAACTACTGCTTATTTCTGATGGCGGTACTTTGGTTCGTACTCGTGCAGTAGAAATTGCAATGACTGGGCGTAATGCACAGGGTGTTCGTCTGATTCGTTTAAGTGAAAAAGAAACTTTAGTTGGTGTTGTATCAATTGCAGCCGTTGAAGATGAAGAAGAGTTTCTCGAAGGAGAAGTTGATGCTTCAGAATTAGATGGTGAAGAAGCAGTTTCTACGAATGACGATGCGTCAGAAGAATAA
- a CDS encoding alpha/beta fold hydrolase, giving the protein MNNLIFLPGASGSTAFWYPLIERLPQHYHTKIIGYPSFGDTLESFEVKSFEDLTHYVVDQINEESVIIAQSMGGIFAVAAALKKPQMIKGLVLIATSGGINLERFNVQDWREAYRQAFLKYPDWFITNNANYEEFLSDINIETLLIWGDNDPVSPVQVGQYLNRKFENSTLYVVKGGDHQLAEKHADEVAVQIETYLKNLI; this is encoded by the coding sequence ATGAATAATTTAATTTTCTTACCTGGAGCGTCAGGGAGTACTGCATTCTGGTACCCATTAATTGAAAGACTACCTCAGCATTACCATACAAAAATTATTGGTTATCCTAGTTTTGGAGATACACTAGAATCCTTTGAGGTCAAAAGTTTTGAAGACCTAACACATTATGTAGTTGATCAAATTAATGAAGAATCTGTAATTATTGCGCAATCTATGGGAGGAATTTTTGCTGTTGCCGCAGCGTTAAAGAAACCTCAAATGATTAAGGGATTGGTCTTAATTGCAACTTCAGGTGGAATCAACCTTGAACGCTTTAATGTGCAAGACTGGCGAGAAGCATACCGTCAAGCATTTTTAAAATATCCAGATTGGTTTATTACTAACAATGCTAACTACGAAGAGTTTTTATCAGATATAAACATTGAAACTTTATTAATCTGGGGCGATAACGATCCAGTGAGCCCCGTTCAGGTGGGGCAATATTTAAATCGAAAGTTTGAAAATTCGACGTTATATGTTGTTAAAGGTGGGGACCATCAATTAGCAGAAAAACATGCCGATGAAGTTGCAGTCCAAATAGAAACCTACTTAAAAAACCTAATCTAA
- a CDS encoding amino acid permease, protein MSNQNLSEPHEQGELHRSLSNRHLQLIAIGGAIGTGLFMGSGKTISLAGPSILFIYLIIGLMVFFVMRALGELLLSNLAYKSFIDFTTDLIGPWAGYFVGWTYWLCWITIGIADLSAIIYYLQFFNNGLPFSPVEGAMISVAAIVFIMGLNLLTVRLFGELEFWFALVKILAIVILIAVGLWMIFTGFTSTTGEVASFTHLWANGGFFPTGVNGFLAGFQIAIFAFVGVELVGTTAAETKDPARNLPKAINSIPIRIIIFYVLALLIVMSVTPWNRIDPSISPFVNLFSQAGIAAAAILMNLVVLSSVMSSMNSGVFSTSRMLFGLSREDQGPKAFGKLNKRAVPANALYFSAACLLLGAALQYFVPNTVEAFTLATTLSTILFICVWLLIIWSYIRYYTTRPELHAKSTFKLPGGLFTCWITIIFFIGMIYVLSLEADTARALKISPIWFVILIIGYYFFYKPRHKK, encoded by the coding sequence ATGTCGAATCAAAATTTGAGTGAACCTCATGAACAAGGTGAACTCCATCGTAGCCTTTCCAATCGGCATTTACAGCTGATTGCGATCGGCGGTGCAATTGGTACCGGATTATTTATGGGATCAGGTAAAACCATTAGCCTTGCTGGTCCATCTATCTTATTTATTTATCTGATTATTGGTTTAATGGTGTTTTTTGTCATGCGTGCGCTTGGTGAACTACTCCTTTCAAATTTGGCCTATAAATCATTTATCGACTTTACAACAGATTTAATTGGCCCATGGGCAGGTTATTTTGTAGGGTGGACTTACTGGTTATGTTGGATCACGATTGGTATTGCTGACCTTTCCGCGATTATCTATTACTTACAATTCTTTAATAATGGTCTGCCTTTTTCGCCTGTCGAAGGAGCAATGATTAGTGTTGCGGCTATTGTCTTTATTATGGGTTTAAACCTGTTAACAGTACGTCTATTTGGTGAGTTAGAGTTCTGGTTTGCTCTCGTTAAGATCCTTGCAATTGTCATTTTAATTGCTGTGGGTTTATGGATGATCTTTACTGGTTTTACCTCTACTACAGGTGAAGTTGCTTCATTTACTCATCTTTGGGCTAACGGTGGTTTCTTCCCAACTGGTGTGAATGGTTTCTTAGCAGGCTTCCAGATTGCGATTTTTGCTTTCGTTGGTGTCGAGCTTGTTGGAACAACGGCTGCTGAAACTAAAGACCCAGCACGTAATTTGCCAAAAGCAATTAATTCAATTCCAATCCGTATCATTATTTTCTATGTGTTGGCACTATTGATCGTCATGTCAGTAACACCATGGAACAGAATTGATCCAAGCATCAGTCCATTTGTGAACTTGTTTAGTCAGGCAGGTATTGCTGCAGCGGCAATCTTGATGAACTTAGTTGTGTTGTCATCTGTAATGTCATCAATGAACAGTGGTGTATTCTCAACCAGCCGTATGTTATTTGGTCTATCGCGTGAAGATCAGGGACCAAAAGCTTTTGGTAAACTTAACAAACGTGCAGTCCCAGCAAATGCATTGTATTTCTCTGCTGCGTGTTTATTGTTAGGTGCAGCTTTACAGTATTTTGTACCAAATACTGTTGAAGCCTTTACGCTTGCGACGACACTCTCAACTATTTTGTTTATTTGTGTGTGGTTACTCATTATCTGGAGTTATATCCGTTATTACACTACACGTCCTGAGTTACATGCTAAATCAACATTTAAATTGCCGGGTGGCTTATTTACATGCTGGATCACGATTATTTTCTTCATTGGCATGATTTACGTGTTGTCTTTAGAAGCAGATACTGCCAGAGCACTTAAAATTAGCCCGATCTGGTTTGTGATCCTGATTATTGGTTACTACTTTTTCTATAAACCGCGCCATAAAAAATAA
- the xerA gene encoding site-specific tyrosine recombinase/integron integrase: MWLKERKIQNQSEHTITAYERDVKSFLEFCDLKQIDLRNVEASDLREYLAQRVERDQLSSSSMQRHLTSIRQFMKWAEQGKYLEINPTDDFKLKRQPRPLPGMIDIETVNQILDQPMPEKPIDQQLWLRDKAMLELLYSSGLRLAELQGLTIKDIDFNRQLVRITGKGNKTRIVPFGKKAKESLLNWLKIYKIWKGHFDQNAFVFISQRGGVLTPRQIEKRVKLQAQRAGVNVDLHPHLLRHCFASHMLSSSGDLRSVQEMLGHSNLSTTQIYTHIDFDHLAQVYDRAHPRAQKNE, from the coding sequence ATGTGGTTAAAAGAAAGAAAAATTCAGAACCAGTCTGAGCACACGATTACTGCTTATGAAAGAGATGTTAAAAGCTTTCTTGAGTTCTGTGATCTCAAACAAATTGATTTAAGAAATGTCGAAGCTTCAGATTTACGTGAATATTTGGCCCAGCGTGTTGAACGGGACCAGTTGAGTTCAAGCAGTATGCAGCGCCATCTCACCTCAATTCGCCAGTTTATGAAATGGGCTGAACAAGGAAAATATTTAGAAATTAACCCGACTGATGATTTTAAGCTAAAACGTCAACCGAGACCTTTGCCGGGCATGATTGACATAGAAACGGTCAACCAAATTTTAGATCAACCTATGCCTGAGAAGCCAATTGATCAGCAATTATGGTTAAGAGATAAAGCCATGTTGGAGTTACTTTACTCAAGTGGTTTGCGTCTGGCAGAGTTGCAGGGATTAACAATTAAAGATATAGATTTTAATAGGCAACTGGTACGTATTACGGGTAAAGGAAATAAAACCCGTATTGTACCGTTCGGGAAAAAGGCGAAAGAAAGTCTATTGAATTGGCTAAAAATTTACAAAATCTGGAAAGGCCATTTTGATCAAAATGCTTTTGTTTTTATTTCTCAAAGAGGTGGCGTGTTAACTCCGCGACAAATTGAAAAACGTGTAAAGCTGCAAGCGCAAAGGGCCGGCGTGAATGTAGATTTACATCCTCATTTATTAAGACATTGTTTTGCTAGTCATATGTTATCAAGTAGTGGTGATTTGCGATCAGTACAAGAAATGTTAGGTCATAGTAATTTGTCCACCACACAAATTTATACACATATTGATTTTGATCATTTGGCGCAAGTCTATGATCGAGCTCATCCAAGAGCGCAAAAGAATGAATAG
- the lysA gene encoding diaminopimelate decarboxylase, with product MSFTRINGVLHAEQCSLEQLAQQFGTPLYVYSKTAFEKHYLDMDRAFNFIDHQICFAVKSNSNLAVLNVLAKLGAGFDIVSGGELARVLKAGGDASKVVFSGLGKTEVDIETSLNVGIACFNVESYAELDRLQKVAARLGKKAPISLRVNPDVDAKTHPYISTGLKENKFGIPSDTVYETYQYATSLPNLEIIGIDCHIGSQLTETKPFVDALDRVMVMIEELKKLGINLKHIDIGGGLGVCYKDETPPSVEEYANSMKPALEKLGLKVYMEPGRSISANAGVLLTKVDLLKPTSHRNFAIIDAAMNDLIRPALYEAWMDIQPVVPSSDTEEKTWDLVGAICETGDFIGKDRSLALKENDLLAVLGAGAYGFVMSSNYNTRGRAAEVMVSGDKAHLIRERETVESLWEKERLLPEE from the coding sequence ATGAGTTTCACTCGCATTAATGGAGTATTGCATGCAGAGCAATGTTCTCTCGAGCAGCTTGCGCAGCAATTTGGCACACCGTTGTATGTTTATTCAAAAACAGCTTTTGAAAAACATTATTTAGATATGGACCGTGCCTTTAACTTTATTGATCATCAAATCTGTTTTGCGGTGAAATCTAACTCAAATTTAGCTGTTCTTAATGTATTGGCAAAACTGGGTGCGGGTTTTGACATTGTATCTGGTGGTGAGCTTGCACGTGTTCTCAAAGCTGGCGGAGATGCATCTAAAGTTGTCTTTTCGGGTTTAGGTAAAACAGAAGTTGATATTGAAACTTCATTAAATGTGGGTATTGCTTGCTTTAATGTAGAGTCTTATGCCGAACTAGATCGTCTTCAAAAAGTTGCGGCTCGTTTGGGTAAGAAAGCTCCGATTTCTTTACGTGTAAATCCTGATGTAGATGCAAAAACACATCCTTATATTTCAACAGGTCTTAAAGAAAATAAATTTGGTATTCCAAGTGATACCGTTTATGAAACCTATCAATATGCAACGTCTTTACCAAACCTTGAAATTATTGGGATTGACTGCCACATCGGTTCGCAATTAACCGAGACTAAACCATTTGTTGATGCTTTAGACCGTGTCATGGTGATGATTGAAGAATTGAAAAAACTTGGTATCAATCTTAAACATATTGATATTGGTGGCGGTTTAGGTGTTTGTTATAAAGATGAAACACCACCAAGTGTTGAAGAATATGCCAACTCAATGAAACCTGCTTTAGAAAAATTAGGTCTCAAAGTTTATATGGAGCCGGGCCGTAGCATTAGTGCAAATGCAGGTGTGCTTTTAACAAAAGTTGATTTGCTTAAACCAACGAGCCATCGTAACTTTGCCATTATTGATGCTGCAATGAACGATTTGATTCGCCCTGCATTATATGAAGCATGGATGGATATCCAGCCTGTGGTGCCAAGTTCAGATACTGAAGAAAAAACTTGGGATCTTGTTGGTGCAATCTGTGAGACAGGTGACTTTATTGGTAAAGATCGTTCATTGGCTTTAAAAGAAAATGACTTGTTAGCTGTACTCGGTGCAGGCGCTTATGGTTTTGTAATGAGTTCAAATTACAACACACGTGGACGTGCTGCTGAAGTGATGGTGTCAGGTGATAAAGCTCATTTGATTCGTGAACGTGAAACAGTTGAATCCCTTTGGGAAAAAGAACGTTTATTGCCAGAGGAGTAA
- a CDS encoding LysE family translocator, producing MTTLLLPYLIAITLLTLTPGLDTTLIIRTATLEDKSKAFQAAVGISLGCIAWGIVVACGLGALLMASDLAFNILKWMGAAYLAWLGLNMILKPRTQLAEIQNNNSNTSASQNWFIKGFLGNLLNPKVGIFYISFLPQFIPPQASAVTWVMGLVMIHVVIGMLWSTLLILAMQPLSRYLKQPKFVKYMDRITGSIFVLFALKLALSKK from the coding sequence ATGACTACCTTACTCCTTCCTTACTTAATTGCGATTACACTACTTACCCTTACACCTGGTCTGGATACAACGTTAATTATTCGTACCGCCACACTCGAAGACAAATCTAAAGCATTCCAAGCGGCAGTAGGTATTAGTCTTGGCTGTATTGCATGGGGAATTGTGGTTGCTTGTGGTCTGGGGGCTTTGCTCATGGCTTCTGATTTAGCTTTTAATATATTGAAATGGATGGGAGCTGCTTATCTTGCATGGCTGGGTTTGAATATGATTTTAAAACCACGTACTCAACTTGCAGAAATACAAAATAATAATTCAAACACTTCTGCTTCACAGAACTGGTTCATTAAAGGTTTCTTAGGTAACTTACTTAATCCGAAAGTCGGTATTTTTTATATTTCATTTCTTCCACAATTTATTCCACCGCAAGCATCGGCTGTTACTTGGGTCATGGGGCTTGTGATGATTCATGTGGTAATTGGAATGTTATGGTCAACTCTATTAATTTTGGCCATGCAACCACTGTCACGTTATCTAAAGCAACCTAAATTTGTGAAATATATGGACCGTATTACAGGCAGTATTTTTGTGTTGTTTGCTTTGAAATTGGCTTTGAGCAAAAAATAA
- the lptM gene encoding LPS translocon maturation chaperone LptM: protein MRRAICLISLLSSSVLLSACGQSGVLQLPSDPNYDKRAKYLLYRNNESKQAVQKQDEAEQPAESSTAPTQTTSP, encoded by the coding sequence ATGCGTCGTGCCATTTGCCTCATCAGTTTATTGAGCAGCAGTGTTTTGCTTAGTGCTTGTGGTCAGTCAGGAGTATTACAACTACCTTCTGATCCAAATTATGACAAACGTGCAAAATACTTGCTCTATCGTAATAACGAATCGAAACAAGCTGTGCAAAAACAAGATGAAGCTGAACAACCAGCCGAATCTTCAACAGCTCCAACCCAAACTACATCACCTTAA
- a CDS encoding electron transfer flavoprotein subunit alpha/FixB family protein: MSILVIADHNNQVLNGATLNVVAAAQKIGGDITVLVAGSGAQAVADAAAKVAGVSKVLLADNAAYANQLAENVAALVADLAKGYKYVLAASTTTGKNILPRVAALLDVSMITDIISVESANTFKRPIYAGNAIATVQSDEAIIVGTVRGTAFDPVAAEGGSAAVEAVSEAKDAGISNFVSEEIVKLDRPELTAARIVVSGGRGVGSGENYHKVLDPLADKLGAAQGASRAAVDAGFVPNDFQVGQTGKIVAPDLYVAVGISGAIQHLAGMKDSKVIVAINKDEEAPINSVADYWLVGDLNTVVPELVSKL; the protein is encoded by the coding sequence ATGAGTATTTTAGTTATCGCTGATCACAACAACCAAGTACTTAACGGTGCTACTTTAAACGTTGTTGCTGCAGCACAAAAAATCGGTGGTGATATTACTGTATTAGTTGCTGGTTCTGGTGCTCAGGCAGTTGCTGATGCTGCTGCTAAAGTTGCTGGTGTAAGCAAGGTTTTACTTGCTGACAACGCAGCTTATGCAAACCAGTTAGCTGAAAACGTAGCTGCTTTAGTTGCTGATTTGGCTAAAGGTTACAAATACGTATTAGCTGCTTCTACAACAACTGGTAAGAACATTCTTCCACGTGTTGCTGCTCTTCTTGATGTAAGCATGATCACAGACATTATTTCTGTTGAATCTGCGAATACATTCAAGCGTCCGATTTACGCGGGTAACGCGATTGCGACTGTTCAATCTGACGAAGCAATCATTGTTGGTACAGTTCGTGGTACAGCATTTGATCCAGTAGCTGCTGAAGGTGGTTCTGCTGCGGTTGAAGCAGTAAGTGAAGCGAAAGATGCAGGTATTTCTAATTTTGTATCTGAAGAAATCGTGAAACTTGACCGTCCTGAATTGACAGCTGCTCGCATTGTTGTTTCTGGTGGTCGTGGTGTAGGTTCTGGTGAGAACTACCATAAAGTACTTGACCCATTAGCTGACAAGCTTGGTGCAGCACAAGGTGCTTCACGTGCGGCAGTTGATGCAGGCTTTGTACCTAACGACTTCCAGGTTGGACAAACTGGTAAGATCGTTGCACCTGACCTTTATGTTGCTGTAGGTATTTCTGGTGCGATCCAGCATTTAGCTGGTATGAAAGATTCTAAAGTTATTGTTGCAATCAACAAAGACGAAGAAGCGCCAATCAACAGTGTTGCTGACTACTGGTTAGTTGGTGATTTGAACACTGTAGTACCAGAGTTGGTATCTAAACTTTAA